The DNA sequence CGGCGGCTCGGCCACGCCGGGCGCGGTGGTGCCGTAGACCAGACCGGCCAGCGACTCCACCGGCTTGGGTCTGGTGAACGGGGTGACAGCGACCATCACCACGCCGCCGGTCACGAACGCCACGATGGCCGAGACGAAGTTGGCGCCCTGGTCGCTGGGGATGGCGATGACGTCCGCCCGGTAGAGCCAGAAGTAGTTGATCAGCGCGGCCACCGTGCCGCACAGCAGCCCCCAGAACCCGGCCGGGGCGGTGGCCCGCTTCCAGAACATCCCGATGATGAAGACGCAGAACAGCGGCACGTTGAAGAACGAGAAGAGCGTCTGGAGGTAGTTCATGATGTTGCTGAACGAGGAGGCGATGAAGGCCGTCCCCATGCCCGCCAGCACGCCCACCGCCGTCACCACCCGCCCCGTCAGCAGGTAGTGCTCGTCCGACCGGTCCCTCCTGAGGTACGCCCGCCAGATGTCGTTGGTGAAGACCGTGTTGAACGACGACACATTGGCCGCCATGCCCGCCATGAAGGCGGCCAGCAGCCCGGTCACCGCGAGTCCCAGCACCCCGTTCGGCAGCAGTTTGCTCATCAGCAGCGGAATGGCGTCGTTGTACTGGAGACCGCTCTTCACCGAGCCGATGTCCGGCTCGATGACCAGGGCGATCAGCCCGGGGACCACCACGATCAGCGGGATGAAAATCTTCGGGAAGGCGGCGATCAGCGGGGTGCGCTGGGCGGCCGAGAGGTTCCGGGCCGACAGCGCGCGCTGCACCTCGGCGAAGTTGGTCGTCCAGTAGCCGAAGCTCAGGCAGAAGCCGAGGCCCAGCACGATGGTCAGCCAGTTGGCCCCCAGCGGGTTCTGGGAGCCGATGCCGGTGCCGCCCCAGGCGGAGACGAAGTTCTCGCCGTGGGAGGCCACGAGTGAGTCCTTGAGCCCGCCGAAGCCGCCGACCCGCCGGAGGCCGACGACGGTGAGCGGGACGAGGGCGGCCAGGATCACGAAGAACTGGAGCACCTCGTTGTAGATCGCCGAGGAGAGGCCGCCCAGGGTGATGTACGCGAGCACGAAGAGCCCCGCGACCACGATGGCCACCCACTGCGGCCAGCCCAGCAGCGCCTCCACCACGATCGCCATCGCGTACAGGTTCACCCCCGCGATCAGCACGGAGGCGATCGAGAAGATGACCGAGCTGAGCAGGTGCGAGGACGGTCCGTAGCGGTGCAGCAGGAACTCGGGCACGGAGCGTACCTTGGACCCGTAGTAGAAGGGCATCATCACCAGGCCCAGGAAGACCATGGCCGGGATGGCGCCGACCCAGTACCAGTGCACGGTGTACGCCCCGTACTGCGCGCCGTTGGCGGCCATGCCCAGGATCTCCAGGGCGCCCAGGTTCGCGGCGACGAAGGCCAGACCAGTGACCCACGCGGGCAGTGAGCGGCCGGAGAGAAAGAAGTCGAGGCTGGTCTTGACGCTCGCCCTGGCGGCGAATCCCACGCCGAGGACGACGGCGAAGTAGAGGACCAGGATCGTGTAGTCGAGTGCGTTGGTGGGGAGCCGGAGCCCCGCGGCCAGACAGTGCATGGTGACTCGCCTCATCGCCTGAACGGAATGCACCGGAAACGTTCGGTGAAGGTATCCGAATTCTTGCGGTTTGTCCGAGCATCGTCTCCGCGTCGTCTCCGCGCATTGACGGCACTGTTGAGTTGTGGTTCATTATGTTGAGTTGTGTTGGTTGCGTGTGACAGGATGACGGCAGGAGCTGGCGGAGTGAAGAAGACGGCGACGCGGCTCGCGGACGGACGCGAGCTGATCTACTACGACGCGCGCGACGACGCGGTGCGTGACGCCGTCGACCAGCGGCCGCTCGACCCCATCGCCACCCGCTCGGAGGTCCGGCACGACCGCCTCCTCGGCGACCAGGTGGCGATCGCCTCCCACCGCCAGGCCCGCACCTACCACCCGCCGGCCGACGAATGCCCGCTGTGCCCCTCCCGGGAGGGGCGGCACAGCGAGATCCCCGCCTCCGACTACGACGTCGTGGTCTTCGAGAACCGCTTCCCGTCCCTGGCCGGGGACTCGGGCCGGTGCGAGGTGGTGTGCTTCACCTCCGACCACGACGCCTCCTTCGCCGACCTCGACGCCGAACAGGCCGCCCTGGTGCTCGACGCCTGGACCGACCGCACCGCCGAGCTGGCCCAGCACCCCGCCGTCGAGCAGGTCTTCTGCTTCGAGAACCGCGGTAAGGAGATCGGCGTCACCCTCGGCCATCCGCACGGCCAGATCTACGGGTATCCCTTCGTGACCCCGCGCACCCGGCTGATGCTCCGTTCGCTCACCGAGCACCGCGAGGCCACCGGCCGGAACCTGTTCGACGACGTGGTCGCCGACGAGCTGGCCGACGGGCGCCGCGTGGTGCTCGACGGCGAGCACTGGATCGCGTTCGTCCCCTACGCCGCCCACTGGCCCTACGAGGTGCACCTCTACCCGAAGCGGCGGGTCCCGGACCTGCCGGCGCTGGACGAGGCCGCGCGCACAGAGTTCCCACAGATCTATCTGGAACTCTTGAAGCGCTTCGACCGGATCTTCGGGGAGGGCGAGCCGCCCACGCCGTACATCGCCGCCTGGCACCAGGCGCCGTACCGCATGGCCGACCGCGGTGAATTCGCGCTTCACCTCGAGCTTTTCACCATCCGCCGCACTTCCGGCAAGCTGAAGTTCCTCGCGGGTTCCGAATCCGGCATGAATGTGTTCATCAACGATGTGCCGCCGGAGGCCGCGGCCGAGCGATTGCGAGAGGTAGCGAGCAAGTGAGCACTGCGCAGCAGAAGAAATACCTGGTCACCGGCGGTGCCGGCTATGTCGGCAGCGTGGTCGCGGCGCATCTGCTCGAAGCCGGTCACCGGGTGACGGTGCTGGACGACCTGTCCACCGGGCACCGCGCCGGGGTACCCGAGGGCGCGGAGTTCATCGAGGGCCGCATCCAGGACGCGGGCAAGTGGCTCGACCCCACCTATGACGGGGTCCTGCACTTCGCGGCGTTCTCCCAGGTCGGCGAGTCCGTCATCAACCCCGAGAAGTACTGGGTCAACAATGTGGGCGGCACCACCGAGCTGCTCGGCGCGATGCGCGACGCCGGGGTGCGCACCCTCGTCTTCTCCTCCACCGCCGCCACCTACGGCGAACCCGACCAGGTCCCGATCACCGAGGACCTCCCCACCGCACCCACCAACCCCTACGGGGCCAGCAAACTGGCCGTCGACCACATGATCAGCGGCGAATGCGCCGCCCACGGCCTGGCCGCGGTCTCCTTGCGGTACTTCAACGTCGCGGGCGCCTACGGGGCCTACGGCGAGCGCCACGACCCCGAGTCCCACCTCATCCCCCTGGTGCTCCAGGTCGCCCAGGGCCGGCGCGAGGCCGTCTCCGTCTTCGGCGACGACTACCCCACCCCCGACGGCACCTGCGTCCGCGACTACATCCACGTCGCCGACCTCGCCGAGGCCCATCTGCTCGCCCTCGGCGCCGCGTCCCCCGGCGAGCATCTGATCTGCAACCTCGGCAACGGCAACGGCTTCTCCGTCCGCGAGGTCATCGAGACGGTGCGCCAGGTCACCGGCCACCCCATCCCCGAGATCGCCGCCCCGCGCCGCGGCGGCGACCCGGCGGTCCTGGTGGCCTCCGCCGAGCGCGCCAAGGAGCGCCTGGGCTGGCGCCCGACCCGCGCCGACCTGGCCGGAATCGTCGCGGACGCGTGGGAGTTCGCCAGTGCGCGGCAGAGGGAGAGCCAGTGAGCGACACACCAGGGCACGACACAGGGCACGACGCGGGGCACGACACACACGAGCACGGGCCGGAGCGTACGGCGGAGGCATTCCGCGAGGTGTTCGGCCACGCGCCCGCGGGGGTGTGGGCGGCGCCGGGCCGGGTCAACCTGATCGGCGAGCACACCGACTACAACGACGGCTTCGTCATGCCGCTGGCGCTGCCGCACACCTGCCTGGCCGCGGTCTCCCCGCGCTCCGACGGGGTGCTGCGGGTGCACTCGGGCGACGCCCCGGGCGGCGTGGTCGAGCTGCGCGTCGCCGACCTCGCCCCGTTCGAGGCGGGCGGTGACCGCGGCGGCTGGGCGGCCTACCCGGCGGGCGTCGTATGGGCGCTCGCCGAGGCCGGGCTGCTGCCCGGCTCCGGCGGCGACCGCACGGCCGGTGCCGATCTGCACTTCGAGTCCACCGTGCCCACCGGCGCCGGGCTGTCCTCGTCCGCCGCGCTGGAGGTCGTCACGGCCACCGCGCTGAACGAGCTGTACGGACTGGGGATCGCCCCGCAGCGCATCGCCCAGCTGTGCCAGCGCGCGGAGAACGCCTTCGTGGGCGTGCCCTGCGGGATCATGGACCAGACGGCGTCGGCGTGCTGCACCGAGGGGCACGCCCTCTTCCTCGACGCCCGCGACCTCACCCAGCGCCAGGTGCCGTTCGACCTGGCGGCCGAGGGGCTGCGGCTGCTGGTGGTGGACACCCAGGTCAAGCATGAGCTGGGCGACGGCGCCTACGCCAACCGGCGGGCCGCCTGCGAGACGGCCGCGCGGGCGCTCGGGGTGCGGGCGCTGCGCGATGTGCCCTTCGAGGAGCTGGACGCCACCCTCGCCGAGCTGGAGCGGCTGGGCTGCGACGCGGCCACCCGGCGCCGGGTGCGCCATGTGGTGACCGAGGACCGCAGGGTGGAGGAGGTCATCGAGCGGCTCGACGCGGGGGACACCCGGTCGATCGGGCCGGTGCTGACCGCCGGGCACGCCTCCTGCCGGGACGACTTCGAGATCTCCTGCGCCGAGCTGGACCTGGTCGTGGAGACGGCGAACGCGGCGGGTGCGCTCGGGGCGCGGATGACCGGCGGCGGTTTCGGCGGCTCGGCCATCGTGCTGGTGGAGGAGGCGGACGCGGAGGCGGTGAGCAAGTCGGTGACCGAGGCGTTCGGCGCGGCCGGCCACCGGGCCCCGCGGATCTTCCCGGCGGTGCCCAGTGCGGGGGCGCGGCGGCTCTGACCGAGCCGTCCCCCCCCGTCCCCTTGATCGCTTCTCGGTTAATTTTTGTCGCGCTTGGATCGCTTAACCCCCAAGAGCAAACAGGAAACCCACAGTGAACAACCGAGAGCGGTCAGTTTCGCCAAACCGCTTCAGATATCGGACCACGGCCTTACTCTGAGTAGAGCGTCGGTGGGGGCCGACGCTTTTCAGGGGGCGAGACAGTCAGGTACGACGCCCGGGGTGGGGTAGCAATCACAGCACGGCGGCGGCCGTGCGGGTTGCGGTGACCCCTCGCCGGGCGCCGTACCGCACTGTTTCTCGGTGTATCCGGGGTACTCATCCGGCGACGTGGGGGGTTGTCCGTGGCACGTATTCGGGTTCTTGTGGTCGACGACCATCGTATTTTCGCCGAGTCACTGGCCGCCGCCCTCGCGGCGGAACAGGACGTGGACGTGGCGGCGGCCGGAAGCGGCCCGGCGGCGCTGCGCTGTCTGGAGCGCGGAGCGGCGGAGGGGCGCCGCTTCGACGTTCTGCTGGTCGACGCCGATCTGGGCATGACCGCCGACGGAGCGGGCCCACCGTTCCCGGCGTCGGCCGAGGTGGCCTACGGCGGGGCGAACGGCACGCCGACCGCCCTTCACAGTGGGGTCCACGGCGGGGTGCACGGCGCCCCCGCCCGCGCGCTGAACGGCCGGGCGGCGGACGGCATCTCACTGGTCGGCGCGGTCCGCTCGGCCCAGCCGGGCGTGCGCACCGTGGTGCTGGCCGAGCGCGACGACGCGCGCCGCGCGGCGGCGGCGTTACAGGCCGGGGCGTCCGGCTGGGTCGCCAAGGACTGTTCGCTGGTCCGGCTGCTCGCGGTCATCCGGGGGGTGCTCCGGGAGGAGACACATCTGCCGCCCGCTCTGCTCACCGGCGTTCTGCGGGAGTTGACGGCCGCCCGTAAGCACCGCACCGAAAGCGAGCGCCTGGTCGAGTCGCTGACGCCGCGTGAGCGGGAAGTGCTGCGCTGCATGGTGGCCGGGCTCGGCCGCAAGGCCGTCGCCGAGCGGCTCTTCCTCTCCCCGCACACCGTGCGCACTCATATGCAGAACGTGCTGGGCAAGCTGGGCGTGCACTCCACACTGGCGGCCGTGGCGCTGGCCCGGCGCGCCGGGGTGGGCCCGGTCGACCTAGCCGGGGAGATTGTCGAACGGGGCGGTCAGCTGGCGTAGCAGCGCCGCCAGTTCGGCCCGCTGGGCCTGGGACAGCTCGGCCAGGATGGCGTGCTCATGGTCCAGCAGCCCGGCCAGTGCCTGATCGGCGCGGTCGCGCCCCTCGGCGGTCAGCCGGACCAGCACCCCGCGCCGGTCACTGGGGTCCGGCCCCCGCTCGACCAGCCCCTTCTTGGCGAGCCGGTCGATGCGGTTGGTCATGGTGCCCGAGGTGACCAGAGTCTGGGTCAGCAGCTGTCCGGGGGAGAGCTGATACGGGGGTCCGGCCCGGCGCAGCGAGGTCAGGACGTCGAACTCCCAGGGCTCCAGATTGTGCTCGGCGAACGCGATCCGCCGGGCCCGGTCCAGATGGCGGGCGAGCCGGCTGACCCGGCTGAGCACTTCCAGGGGTTCCACATCGAGGTCGGGGCGTTCCCGCCGCCACGCCGCGACCAGCCGATCGACCTCGTCCTCCATGGCGATCAGTGTAGTGGGTCTGTCGACATGAAGTCTCTTGACATCAAGAGATAGTGTGGAGCACGGTAAGGCGCCGGGACGCACAGCGAACACGGTGCCCGTACCGACCGTACCCACAGGGGGATCGACCATGACCACCGCACCCAACTGGGACCCTCGGCAGTATCTGCGCCACGCCGGCCACCGCACCCGCCCCTTCCGCGACCTCCTCGCCCGCGTCCCCGACCTGCCCACCGGGCCCGACCGCCCGCCCCGCATCGCCGACCTGGGCTGCGGCCCCGGCAACGTCACCGTCCTGCTCTTCGACCGCTGGCCCGACGCCCACGTCACCGGCCTGGACAACTCCGCCGAGATGCTCGCCGAGGCCCAGCCCCTCGCGGGCCCCACCACCGGCGGCGGCCGCCTCGACTTCCGCTCCGCCGACGTACGGAACTGGGCACCGGACGAGCCCTACGACCTGATCGTCTCCAACGCCGCCCTCCAGTGGGTCCCCGGCCATGCCGACTCCTTCGGCACCTGGCTGGCCGGACTGCGCCCCGGCGGCACCCTCGCCTTCCAGCTCCCCGGCAACTTCACCGCCCCCAGCCACACCCTGCTGCGCGACCTGTGCGGCTCGCCCGAGTGGCGCGACCGCCTCGCCGACCGCCTCCGCGACCCCGCCGCCTCCCTGGACCCGACCGACTACCTGGAGCGCCTGGCCGCCCTCGGCTGCGAGGTCGACGCCTGGGAAACCACCTATGTGCAGGTCCTGACCGGCCCCGACCCCGTCCTCGACTGGACCAAGGGCACCGCCCTGCGCCCGGTCCTGACCGCCCTCGCCGACGACCCGCCCGCCCGCGACCGCTTCCTGACCGCCTACGCCGCCCTCCTCCGCGACGCCTACCCCTCCGGCCCCCACGGCACGGCCTTCCCCTTCCGCCGCGTCTTCGTCGTGGCCCGCACGCCGCAGGGCTGATCACGTCTTCCGGGTGCCCCTTGGCGCCGAGCGGCTGATTCACTCCATCGGATGATCGGTTCGGGGTTTGCCGTGCTGGGCCTGCGTGGACGCATAGCGTCACGGTGTCGCTTGTGCCGCAGTGGCGCCGGCGCCCAGACTGATGGAGGAGGTGCTTCACGATGACCGCTCTCGCGCACGAGCCGTGCCCCGCCGTGGATGAAGGCATGTCCTCGGCCGCCGGACATGAGGCCGTGGCCCTGGACGAGGTGCTGTGGCAGGCGTGGAAGGCCATGGAACTCCCCGAGGGCTACCGGGCCGAGATCATCGAGGAGTTCATCGAGGTGTCGCCCACCGGCCGTCGCCGTCATACCGTGGTCATCAACCGCCTCCGCCGGGCCGTCGAAGCCCATCTCGAGGACGGCGACCATGCCGCGTACCAGGACGGCAATCTCATCTATCGCCGCAAGGTGTGGATCCCCGACCTCTTCATCGCCCCCGAGGACCTGGACGAGATCCCTGACGAAGAAGACCTCGGAGTGGACGCGACCGGGGTCCAGGCCGTCTTCGAGGTGGTCTCGCCCGGTCACGAGGCCCGCTCCCGCGACAGGGAGCGCAAGCGCCGGGCCTACGCCCGCGCGGGCATCCCGCTCTACGTCCTGATCGACGACTTCGACGGCGACGGCACGGTCGTCATCCTCACGGCACCCGACCCCGGCAAGGCCGTCTACACCGACGAGCACCGTGTGCCCTACGGCACCGACGCCGTCATCCCCGACGGCCCGGCGAAGGGGTTCGTCATCGGGGACGCGATCGTCAGGCAGTGACGGTCAGGCGCGCCCCGGTGCGGGCCGACTCCTGGATGCGGTCCAGGAGGCGGTGGCGGCGGGCCGCGTGGGCGAAGTCCGGGGTGAGCCGGGTGCCCGTGGTGAGGTCCTCCAGCAGCTGGGCGTAGGCGTAGGCGACGTTGTACGCGGTCTCGGTCGAGCGTCCGGCGAACTTCGGGAGCCGCTCGTACGAAGCGGGGACGGGCAGTTCGGCCAGCCCGGTGCCGGATCCACGGCCGCCGTGGAGGGTGATCCGGTCCATCCACACGGCGGGGGAGTCGCCCTTGACCACCAGATCGCCCTCGGTGCCGTTGATCTCCCAGTGGAAGTCGGTGGCCCGGGAGTGGCCGCCCCGGAAGTGCAGGGCGGCGATCGCGCCCGACTCCAGGGTCCCGGTGACCGCGATCTGGTCCTCGGCCGTCATGGTCGCGACCCGGCCGGTCGTCTCGTGGGTCACCTGGGGCCGAAGGGTCGCCGTGGTCGCGGAGACGTCGGTGAACTCGCCCAGCACCATGGCCAGTGCGTCCGCGGTATGGCCGAACGGGATGGTCAGCAGCGTCGCGCCCTTGGCCCGGTCCAGCAGATAGTCGCCGCCCTCGCGGAACGTCGCGCCCCAGTTCCGGCCCGAGCTCACCATCGTGGTGGACAGCACCCGGCCCACATAGCCGTCGGCGACCAGGTCGCGCAGATAGCGCAGCGGCGGGGCGGAACGGGCCTGGAGACCCACCGCAGTGCGGACCCCCTTGGCCTCGGCGAGCGCCGCCAGCTCCTCGGCCTGGGCCAGGTCGGTGCCCAGCGGCCATTCGCTGAAGACCGGCTTCCCCGCCTCCAGGGCGGGCAGGATCAGCTCACGGTGGTGCGGCACCTTCACCGTCACCACCACCAGGTCGACCTCCTCGGACCGGGCGAGCTCCCCGGCGCTGCCGAAGGTCAGCGGAACACCGTACTTCTCCCCGGCCGCGCGGGCCGACTCCGCGCTGCTGGCGCTGAGCGCCCGCAGCTCATAGCCGTCCAGTCCGGCCAGCGCGGGCACATGGGCACGGGCGGCCCAGCCGCCGCCCGCGCTCAGGCCGACGATGCCGACGCGGACGGGGGTACGGGGATCGGAAGCCGATGAGGGCATGACGGAGCTCCTTCATGGGAACGCACGGGAACGTGCAGCCAGGGCCCCCAAGTTAGCCGACTGTTCGCCTTTCGTCGAACATTCCATCCCTCGGCGAGCTGATGGCGGGTGCGCAGGACGTGGCCGGTCAAGGTCACATGCCGGGCACGCTTTGTCGCGGAGCTCCCCTGGAGCGATAGGCCGTGAGACCGTGGACGCGTCGAACAACACAACACCGAACAACACAACGGTGGCCACGTTTCTCGGGGGAGAGCGATGAGCAGCGCGTCGGGCGGGGCGGCTCCGGGCACGGGTGGGGGCACCGCGGAGCAGAGGCAGCGCGGCATCTGGATACTGGTGGCCGCCGCCCTCGCGTTCGCCGTGCTCGTGCTGCCGCAGGTGGTCGAGGGGGACGACAAGACCTCCTTCGCGGGCAGCTTCGTCCCGTCCGGCGGAGCTTCGAGCCCGCCCAGCCCCGGCGGGCTTCCCGGCCGGGCCCCCACCGGGCTGCCCAGCGCCTCGCTGCCCGGGTACGGCTCCGGCGGCTCCGGCAGCTCCGGGGGCAGTGGGGGCGGCGGAGGGTCGGCCGAGACCCAGGCGCCCGCCTCGCCCACCGTGGCGCCGGATCCCACCGCCGAGGCGTACCAGGCGGTGAGCCCCGGGGACTGCCTGGCCGTGTACGACACCGGGTACGGCGACTACAACACCCAGATGCCCGCCCCGGTCGACTGCGGTGCCGGAAAGGCGTTCATGTGGGTGAGCGCGGTGCGGAGCAGCGGCGGGGCCTGTCCGCAGGGGCCGGGGCAGAACTACATGGCGTACACCTCGGGCGGGCGGACCACCGCCCTGTGCCTGACCCGCCAGTTCAAGGTGGGGTACTGCCTGCTGGCCGAGCAGACGGGCAGCGGACAGCAGGCGCGGATGAACGCCGGGTTGATGACCGTGGTGGACTGCGAGGCGAAGCGGGTCCCGGCCCGGTACAACCGCATCCTGCACATCACCGGCGTCTACAAGGCCCCGGCGAACGCCTCCGCGGCGAACTGCGCCCGGGTCCAGGGCGACCGTACGTACTACTGGTCATGGGTGGTGAACGACGGCCGGACCCTGCTGTGCACCATGGTGTACCAGGGCTGAGGTGGTCAGCGGGTCGCCATGTGCACCAGGCCCCCGCTCAGCGCCAGCAGCAGCAGAGCGCCCCCGGCCCCCGGGGCGGCCAGATACGGCAGCAGGGCCAGCGTGGCCAGTGCGCAGTACGCGGCGGCCACCCAGGACAGCGCCCACTGGGCCTCCTCCGGACCGTAGCGGTTGAGCCGCACGACGAGTGCGATGAACACCGCCGCCCACAGGGCGGCCCGCGGCTCACCGAAGGAGACCTTGTCGTACAGGTCCACGACGGGCTTGTACCAGTCCGTGTCGGCCAGCGAGCCGGTGAACTCGATCATGTCCTTGAGATAGCCGCGCGATGCCAGCGACGTCGCGTCCTTCAGGTCGGCACGCACCCACTCCGAGATGACCAGCATCATCAGGCCGAGCGCATGGCAGACGCCCGGCCCCACGGCCACCGCCTTCCGGCGCGCCTCGGACCGTCCCCCCGTGCTCATGTCCCGCTGTCCCCCTCGCCCTCCCCGTGAACCCCCATCATCCCCGCAAGGAGGACGCGGGGGCCAGCCCCGGGACGCGGGGCCGGGCACGGGAGGTCAGGACTTGCGGTGGCCTATCAGCCGCGGCTTCTGCTCCAGCCCGTCCAGACCGTGCCAGGCCAGATTCACCAGATGCGCCGCCACCTCGGCCTTCTTCGGCTTGCGGACGTCCAGCCACCACTGGCCCGTCAGCGCCACCATGCCCACCAGGGCCTGGGCGTACAGCGGGGCCAGCTTGGCGTCGAAGCCGCGGGCCTTGAACTCCAGGCCCAGGATGTCCTCCACCTGGGTGGCGATATCGCTGATCAGCGAGGCGAAGGTGCCCGTCGACTGGGCGACGGGGGAGTCACGGACCAGGATGCGGAACCCGTCCGTGTACTCCTCGATGTAGTCCAGAAGGGCGAAGGTGGCCTGCTCGCACAGCTCCCGCGGATGGCCCGCGGTCAGGGACGTGGTCACCATGTCCAGCATCCGCCGCATCTCACGGTCCACCACGACCGCGTACAGCCCTTCCTTGCCGCCGAAGTGCTCGTACACCACCGGCTTGGAGACCCCGGCCTTCGCCGCGATCTCCTCCACCGACGTGCCCTCGAAGCCACGCTCGGCGAAGAGCGTGCGACCGATGTCCAGCAGCTGCTCCCGGCGCTCCTTGCCGGTCATCCGGACCCGGCGGGGCCGCCGGGTCCCGGTTCCGGAGGGCCGGCCGGCCCGGCCGGGCCGATCCTTGTCACCGCTGGTACTACTGTCGGTCGCCACGTCGCCTATCATGCCGCTCCGGCGGATTCCTCTTGACGGCGGGCTTCGATACGGGCCTGGCTCGGCCACCGGACGTCATACGCCCAGCCCGCCTTCTCGAACCAGCGGATGAGCCGGGCGCTGGAGTCCAGCTGCCCCTTCATCACCCCGTGCCGGGCACAGGTCGGGTCCGCGTGGTGCAGGTTGTGCCAGGACTCGCCGCACGAGAGCACCGCCAGCCACCACACATTGCCCGAGCGGTCACGCGACTTGAACGGGCGCTTGCCCACCGCATGGCAGATCGAGTTGATCGACCAGGTCACATGGTGCAGCAAGGCCACCCGGACGAGGGACCCCCAGAAGAAGGCGGTGACCGCGCCCTGCCAGGACCAGGTCACCAGCCCGCCGATCAGCGCGGGCAGCAGCAGCGAGGCCACCGTCCACAGCACGAACTGCCGGGAGATCGCCCGGATGGCGCCGTCCTTGATCAGATCCGGTGCGTACTTGTGCTGCGGCGTCTGCTCCTCGTCGAACATCCATGCGATGTGGGCCCACCACAACCCCTTGAGCAGGGCCGGCACGGTCTCGCCGTACCGCCACGGGGAATGCGGGTCGCCCTCCGCGTCGGAGAACTTGTGATGCTTGCGGTGATCGGCCACCCAGCGGACCAGCGGCCCCTCCACCGCCAGCGACCCCGCGATCGCCAGCGCGATCCGCAGCGGCCGCTTCGCCTTGAACGAGCCATGGGTGAAATAGCGGTGGAAACCGATCGTGATGCCGTGGCAGCCGATGAAGTACATCGCCACCAGCAGCGCCAGATCCAGCCAGCTGACCCCCCAGCCCCAGGCCAGGGGAATCGCCGCCACCAGTGCGACGAAGGGGACGGTGATGAACAGCAGAAGCGTGATCTGCTCGATCGAGCGCTTGCTGTCCCCGCCGAGCGTGGCGGACGGAATCGGGGCCTCTGGGGCCTTCGGCGTGTCATTGACCACGTCGGGGCTTGCAGTCATGGGATCCCTCGTGGGCTCGGTGACATGGCTACGGTTCCGTAACCTACGGCGAAGTAAGTATGGCAGGGCCGCGAAGCCGGGCAATAGGGCTCTGGTTTTACCCAGGGTCGTGCCGCCTATCCTGGAGGACGTCGGACAGCGCGGTCCGCACATGGCCGAAAGCACCGGGTCAGCGGCCCGCGGCACCCGCCGCGCGGGCCCTGATGCCGCGCTTCGAACCCCGTTCACTGCAAGGAGCCCGCACCTGTGAGCAGTGCCGACCACACCAACGCAGCCCTGCGTGCCGACATCCGCCGTCTGGGTGATCTGCTCGGCGAGACCCTCGTCCGCCAGGAGGGACCCGACCTCCTCGAACTCGTCGAGCGTGTCCGAGCCCTCACCCGCAGCGACGGCGAGGCCGCGGCCGAGCTGCTCGGCACCACCGACCTCCAGACCGCCGCCAAGCT is a window from the Streptomyces luomodiensis genome containing:
- a CDS encoding trans-aconitate 2-methyltransferase; its protein translation is MTTAPNWDPRQYLRHAGHRTRPFRDLLARVPDLPTGPDRPPRIADLGCGPGNVTVLLFDRWPDAHVTGLDNSAEMLAEAQPLAGPTTGGGRLDFRSADVRNWAPDEPYDLIVSNAALQWVPGHADSFGTWLAGLRPGGTLAFQLPGNFTAPSHTLLRDLCGSPEWRDRLADRLRDPAASLDPTDYLERLAALGCEVDAWETTYVQVLTGPDPVLDWTKGTALRPVLTALADDPPARDRFLTAYAALLRDAYPSGPHGTAFPFRRVFVVARTPQG
- a CDS encoding LppU/SCO3897 family protein, whose amino-acid sequence is MSSASGGAAPGTGGGTAEQRQRGIWILVAAALAFAVLVLPQVVEGDDKTSFAGSFVPSGGASSPPSPGGLPGRAPTGLPSASLPGYGSGGSGSSGGSGGGGGSAETQAPASPTVAPDPTAEAYQAVSPGDCLAVYDTGYGDYNTQMPAPVDCGAGKAFMWVSAVRSSGGACPQGPGQNYMAYTSGGRTTALCLTRQFKVGYCLLAEQTGSGQQARMNAGLMTVVDCEAKRVPARYNRILHITGVYKAPANASAANCARVQGDRTYYWSWVVNDGRTLLCTMVYQG
- a CDS encoding Uma2 family endonuclease → MTALAHEPCPAVDEGMSSAAGHEAVALDEVLWQAWKAMELPEGYRAEIIEEFIEVSPTGRRRHTVVINRLRRAVEAHLEDGDHAAYQDGNLIYRRKVWIPDLFIAPEDLDEIPDEEDLGVDATGVQAVFEVVSPGHEARSRDRERKRRAYARAGIPLYVLIDDFDGDGTVVILTAPDPGKAVYTDEHRVPYGTDAVIPDGPAKGFVIGDAIVRQ
- a CDS encoding TetR/AcrR family transcriptional regulator codes for the protein MIGDVATDSSTSGDKDRPGRAGRPSGTGTRRPRRVRMTGKERREQLLDIGRTLFAERGFEGTSVEEIAAKAGVSKPVVYEHFGGKEGLYAVVVDREMRRMLDMVTTSLTAGHPRELCEQATFALLDYIEEYTDGFRILVRDSPVAQSTGTFASLISDIATQVEDILGLEFKARGFDAKLAPLYAQALVGMVALTGQWWLDVRKPKKAEVAAHLVNLAWHGLDGLEQKPRLIGHRKS
- a CDS encoding acyl-CoA desaturase, producing MTASPDVVNDTPKAPEAPIPSATLGGDSKRSIEQITLLLFITVPFVALVAAIPLAWGWGVSWLDLALLVAMYFIGCHGITIGFHRYFTHGSFKAKRPLRIALAIAGSLAVEGPLVRWVADHRKHHKFSDAEGDPHSPWRYGETVPALLKGLWWAHIAWMFDEEQTPQHKYAPDLIKDGAIRAISRQFVLWTVASLLLPALIGGLVTWSWQGAVTAFFWGSLVRVALLHHVTWSINSICHAVGKRPFKSRDRSGNVWWLAVLSCGESWHNLHHADPTCARHGVMKGQLDSSARLIRWFEKAGWAYDVRWPSQARIEARRQEESAGAA
- a CDS encoding Gfo/Idh/MocA family protein — translated: MPSSASDPRTPVRVGIVGLSAGGGWAARAHVPALAGLDGYELRALSASSAESARAAGEKYGVPLTFGSAGELARSEEVDLVVVTVKVPHHRELILPALEAGKPVFSEWPLGTDLAQAEELAALAEAKGVRTAVGLQARSAPPLRYLRDLVADGYVGRVLSTTMVSSGRNWGATFREGGDYLLDRAKGATLLTIPFGHTADALAMVLGEFTDVSATTATLRPQVTHETTGRVATMTAEDQIAVTGTLESGAIAALHFRGGHSRATDFHWEINGTEGDLVVKGDSPAVWMDRITLHGGRGSGTGLAELPVPASYERLPKFAGRSTETAYNVAYAYAQLLEDLTTGTRLTPDFAHAARRHRLLDRIQESARTGARLTVTA